The Myotis daubentonii chromosome 21, mMyoDau2.1, whole genome shotgun sequence genome window below encodes:
- the LOC132222895 gene encoding LOW QUALITY PROTEIN: serine/threonine-protein phosphatase 2A 56 kDa regulatory subunit gamma isoform-like (The sequence of the model RefSeq protein was modified relative to this genomic sequence to represent the inferred CDS: substituted 1 base at 1 genomic stop codon), producing the protein MPNKNKKEKEEPKAGKSGRGSKEAQDTIEPEISSRKSSVGSVSPTVSSKIKVPAVQPIVKKDKRQSSSRFSASSDRELQKLPSLKDVPPPEQEKLFIQKLCQCCVLFDFVSDPLSDLKWKEVKRAALSEMVEYITHNRNVITEPIYPEVVHMFAVNMFXTLPPSSNPMAAEFDPEEDEPMLEAAWPHLQLVYEFFLRFLESPDFQPNIAKKYIDQKFVLQLLELYDSEDPRERDFLKTTLHRIYGKFLGLRAYIQKQINNIFYRFIYETEHHNGIAELLEILGSIINGFALPLKEEHKIFLLKVLLPLHKVKSLSVFHPQLAYCVVQFLEKDSTLTEPVVMALLKYWPKTHSPKEVMFLNELEEILDVIEPSEFVKVMEPLFWQLAKCVSSPHFQVAERALYYWNNEYIMSLISYNTAKILPIMFPSLYRHSKTHWNKTIHGLIYNALKLFMEMNQKLFDDCTQQFKAEKLKEKLKMKEREGAWVKIENLAKANPQVLEKSNAS; encoded by the coding sequence atgccgaataaaaacaagaaggagaaagaagaaccaaaagCAGGAAAAAGTGGAAGAGGTTCAAAAGAAGCACAAGACACCATAGAACCAGAGATTTCCAGCAGGAAAAGCAGCGTTGGTTCTGTCTCGCCTACAGTATCTAGTAAAATTAAGGTGCCAGCCGTTCAGCCCATAGTGAAGAAAGACAAACGGCAAAGTTCCTCCAGGTTTAGCGCCAGCAGTGATAGAGAACTTCAAAAACTACCATCTTTAAAAGATGTTCCTCCTCCTGAACAAGAGAAGCTTTTTATCCAGAAGTTATGTCAGTGTTGTGTCCTCTTTGACTTTGTTTCCGATCCACTAAGTGACCTAAAGTGGAAGGAAGTAAAACGAGCTGCTTTAAGTGAGATGGTGGAATATATCACCCACAATCGGAATGTGATCACAGAGCCCATCTACCCAGAAGTGGTCCATATGTTTGCAGTTAATATGTTTTGAACATTACCACCTTCCTCCAATCCTATGGCAGCAGAATTTGACCCAGAGGAAGACGAACCAATGTTAGAAGCAGCCTGGCCTCACCTACAGCTTGTTTATGAATTTTTCCTAAGATTTTTAGAGTCTCCAGATTTCCAACCTAATATAGCGAAGAAATATATTGATCAGAAGTTTGTACTGCAGCTTTTAGAGCTCTATGACAGTGAGGATCCTCGAGAGAGAGATTTTCTGAAAACGACCCTTCACCGGATCTACGGGAAATTCTTAGGCTTGAGAGCATACATCCAAAAGcagataaataatatattttataggttTATTTATGAAACAGAGCATCACAATGGCATAGCAGAATTACTGGAAATACTGGGAAGTATAATTAATGGATTTGCCTTACCACTAAAAGAGGAGCACAAGATTTTCTTATTGAAGGTGTTACTACCTTTGCACAAAGTGAAATCTCTGAGTGTCTTCCACCCCCAGCTGGCGTACTGTGTCGTGCAGTTTCTGGAGAAGGACAGCACCCTCACGGAACCAGTGGTCATGGCACTGCTCAAATACTGGCCAAAGACTCACAGTCCAAAAGAAGTAATGTTCTTGAATGAGTTAGAAGAAATTTTAGATGTGATTGAACCATCGGAATTTGTCAAGGTCATGGAGCCGCTCTTCTGGCAGTTGGCCAAGTGCGTCTCCAGCCCACACTTCCAGGTGGCAGAGCGAGCGCTGTATTACTGGAACAATGAGTACATTATGAGCCTCATCAGTTACAACACAGCCAAGATCCTGCCCATCATGTTCCCGTCCTTGTACCGCCATTCAAAGACCCACTGGAATAAGACAATACATGGCTTGATATACAACGCACTGAAACTCTTCATGGAAATGAACCAAAAACTATTCGATGACTGCACCCAACAGTTTAAAGCAGAGAAGCTGAAAGAGAAGCTAAAAATGAAAGAACGAGAAGGAGCATGGGTTAAAATAGAAAATCTAGCCAAAGCAAACCCCCAGGTACTAGAAAAGAGTAACGCTTCTTGA